Proteins from one Bacteroidota bacterium genomic window:
- a CDS encoding T9SS type A sorting domain-containing protein encodes MKISYRSLLLWSVMVLIAFTAAGQQGPLRIEQASYFRKTEPLREMKVILPGERDRSWKDGIIRNEMNLMIGDGNMEGSQPQGPDPVLQESFGKLYHRGPHMNFDGVGNVNGVLPPDTDGDIGPDHYFQMINLSFAIWDRAGNRLYGPVDNSTLWSGFIGSWTGTNDGDPIVLYDEQADRWLASQFAINTGDGTFWQLIAISETGDPLGSWFQYAFQFPGFNDYPKIGIWPDAYYATFNMFGEYNRTAAAAFERDRMLAGDPDARMILFDMPQGTIVFNALPADFDGAPPPEGTPNYMMFFKDDAWGFPYDQLRIWEFKADWDNPSASTFTEKSILQTQPFTSQLCEAPRWQCIHQPATGTRLEAISDRLMYRLHYRNFGSHAAMVVNHTVNADGAGKAGIRWYELRDDFNGNGWYIYQQGTYAPDDNSRWMGTMAMNSKGTIALGFSISSDTLFPSMRYVGRTADAPLGEMNLAEIEVIAGSGSQGAYSRWGDYAMMSVDPLDDSTFWYTHEYCIGGWKTRICSFDFGPISAPLVNAGNDTAICVNQVFYHTPQAEFYKSVRWTTSGDGMFQNPNKLNMAYLRGPQDIAKGSVDLSVTVTGYLPGQSATDMMTLFIDSLVTVRAGNDTTVCTYSVVPLNGYARNYDQVTWSSSGDGSFSDPFVLSPVYFPGTADTAAGSTELMITGISTACEDTASSSLVVTYDPCFSIGEFRNDPYIMVIYPNPNPGNFTVDIAGKKSSVIDLEILNASGQSLFKERMRNFNGEYLRNFDLNLLGKGTYYVRITDGRHVQSLPVLIR; translated from the coding sequence ATGAAAATATCTTACCGTTCATTATTATTGTGGTCTGTCATGGTATTGATTGCCTTTACCGCAGCCGGCCAGCAGGGGCCTCTTCGCATTGAACAGGCTTCTTATTTCAGGAAAACGGAACCGCTGAGGGAAATGAAAGTGATCCTTCCCGGGGAACGTGACCGCAGCTGGAAAGATGGAATCATCCGGAATGAGATGAACCTCATGATCGGTGACGGAAACATGGAAGGTTCCCAACCTCAAGGGCCTGATCCTGTTTTACAGGAATCGTTTGGCAAGTTGTACCACCGGGGGCCACATATGAATTTTGATGGCGTAGGTAATGTTAACGGTGTATTGCCTCCGGATACCGATGGAGATATTGGCCCTGACCATTATTTCCAGATGATCAATCTATCCTTTGCCATTTGGGATCGTGCCGGGAACAGGCTTTACGGACCTGTCGACAACAGCACCTTGTGGAGTGGGTTCATCGGATCCTGGACAGGCACGAACGATGGCGACCCTATTGTGCTTTATGATGAGCAGGCTGACCGCTGGCTTGCCAGCCAGTTTGCCATCAATACCGGCGACGGTACTTTCTGGCAACTCATTGCCATCTCCGAAACCGGTGACCCTCTTGGCTCCTGGTTTCAGTATGCATTCCAGTTTCCAGGATTCAACGATTATCCTAAAATTGGTATCTGGCCTGATGCATATTACGCGACATTTAATATGTTCGGAGAATATAACCGTACTGCCGCTGCCGCTTTTGAGCGCGACCGTATGCTGGCCGGTGATCCGGATGCCCGTATGATACTTTTCGATATGCCGCAAGGAACGATAGTGTTTAATGCCCTCCCTGCCGATTTTGACGGTGCGCCCCCTCCTGAAGGAACACCAAACTACATGATGTTCTTTAAAGACGATGCCTGGGGCTTCCCTTACGACCAGCTCCGGATCTGGGAGTTCAAAGCCGATTGGGATAACCCCTCGGCCAGCACGTTTACCGAGAAGTCCATCCTGCAAACCCAGCCTTTCACTTCACAGCTTTGTGAGGCCCCGCGTTGGCAGTGTATTCATCAACCCGCCACCGGTACAAGGCTGGAAGCCATATCCGACCGCCTTATGTACCGTCTCCATTACCGGAATTTTGGAAGCCATGCTGCCATGGTGGTTAACCATACCGTGAATGCCGATGGGGCTGGAAAAGCCGGAATACGCTGGTATGAACTAAGAGACGATTTTAACGGAAACGGATGGTATATCTACCAGCAGGGAACCTATGCCCCCGATGATAACAGCCGCTGGATGGGAACAATGGCCATGAACAGCAAGGGAACCATCGCCCTGGGCTTTTCCATTTCAAGCGATACCCTTTTCCCTTCTATGAGGTATGTCGGCAGAACCGCCGATGCCCCCCTCGGCGAAATGAACCTTGCTGAAATAGAGGTTATTGCCGGTAGCGGTTCGCAAGGGGCTTACAGCCGCTGGGGCGATTATGCAATGATGTCGGTAGATCCCCTGGATGATTCAACTTTTTGGTATACTCATGAATATTGCATCGGAGGATGGAAAACCCGGATTTGTTCGTTTGACTTTGGCCCCATTTCTGCTCCTCTCGTGAATGCCGGAAATGATACCGCCATTTGTGTTAACCAGGTGTTCTACCATACACCCCAGGCAGAATTTTATAAAAGCGTTCGTTGGACTACCTCCGGCGATGGAATGTTCCAAAACCCCAATAAACTGAATATGGCCTACCTCAGAGGTCCCCAGGATATTGCAAAGGGCTCCGTGGACCTTTCCGTGACCGTAACAGGATATCTCCCGGGGCAATCGGCCACGGATATGATGACCTTGTTCATTGATTCTCTCGTTACCGTTAGAGCAGGCAATGATACCACCGTTTGTACCTACAGCGTAGTACCGTTGAATGGCTACGCGAGGAACTATGATCAGGTAACATGGTCTTCTTCCGGCGATGGTTCTTTCTCTGATCCTTTTGTCCTTTCCCCTGTTTATTTCCCGGGAACCGCCGATACTGCAGCCGGTAGCACTGAACTGATGATAACCGGGATATCCACCGCGTGTGAGGATACCGCATCCAGTTCACTCGTGGTGACGTATGATCCCTGCTTTTCTATCGGGGAATTCAGGAATGATCCTTATATTATGGTAATTTACCCCAATCCAAACCCGGGAAATTTTACTGTTGATATTGCAGGAAAAAAAAGCAGTGTGATCGATCTTGAAATCCTGAATGCTTCCGGACAAAGCTTGTTCAAAGAAAGAATGCGTAATTTCAATGGTGAATACCTGCGTAATTTCGACCTGAACCTCCTGGGTAAAGGAACGTATTATGTCAGGATTACCGATGGCAGGCATGTTCAAAGCTTACCGGTGCTCATCCGGTAA
- a CDS encoding RnfABCDGE type electron transport complex subunit B produces the protein MGAAFILILPLVNSQTARFSRIETQKRNSAVNDVILYSFISLSAIGVVAAVVLYVVAQKFKVIEDPRIDVVEAALPAANCGGCGFAGCRNFAEAMVKAVSKGENLDNFNCPVGGSAVMTKVAGLLGMTVEEKEPMIAVVRCNGSRSNAPKKINYDGPATCSFAHNLYSGESGCPNGCLGLGDCVISCQFDAIFIDEETGLPVVNDKCVACGACVKACPRGIIELRPKGKKDRRIYVCCVNEEKGGPARKNCEVACIGCGKCVKVCPFEAITMENNLAYIDPVKCKLCRKCVTECPTGAIHELNFPPRKAETEKKTESAGESTTADKTEETKEK, from the coding sequence ATGGGTGCGGCATTTATTTTAATTTTGCCTCTTGTTAATTCCCAAACAGCGCGATTTTCGCGTATTGAAACACAAAAAAGGAATAGTGCCGTGAACGATGTAATACTTTATTCTTTCATTTCCCTGAGTGCCATTGGCGTTGTTGCCGCCGTAGTTTTATACGTGGTAGCTCAGAAATTCAAGGTGATAGAGGATCCGAGAATCGATGTGGTAGAAGCGGCTTTACCTGCTGCCAATTGCGGTGGATGTGGTTTTGCCGGTTGCAGAAATTTCGCGGAGGCCATGGTCAAGGCGGTTAGCAAGGGAGAGAACCTCGACAATTTTAACTGCCCGGTGGGTGGTTCTGCAGTGATGACTAAAGTTGCGGGCCTGCTGGGTATGACGGTGGAGGAGAAGGAGCCCATGATCGCAGTGGTCAGATGCAACGGAAGCCGAAGCAATGCTCCGAAGAAGATAAATTATGATGGTCCTGCAACCTGTAGCTTTGCCCATAATCTCTATTCGGGAGAAAGCGGCTGCCCCAACGGCTGTCTCGGATTGGGCGACTGTGTAATATCATGCCAGTTCGATGCAATATTTATCGATGAAGAAACGGGCTTGCCGGTGGTAAATGATAAATGCGTTGCTTGTGGTGCCTGCGTCAAGGCTTGTCCGAGGGGTATCATCGAACTCCGGCCCAAAGGAAAGAAAGACCGTCGCATCTATGTGTGCTGCGTTAATGAAGAAAAAGGCGGCCCGGCCCGTAAAAATTGCGAAGTGGCCTGCATAGGTTGCGGAAAATGTGTGAAGGTGTGCCCTTTCGAGGCCATTACCATGGAAAACAACCTGGCTTATATCGATCCTGTGAAATGCAAACTATGCAGGAAGTGCGTAACGGAATGCCCCACCGGCGCCATACACGAACTGAATTTTCCTCCCAGAAAAGCCGAAACGGAAAAGAAAACCGAATCAGCCGGGGAATCCACTACCGCGGATAAAACTGAAGAAACCAAGGAAAAATAA
- a CDS encoding MarC family protein, which translates to MHKEILLMTTMIMGFFAIMNPIANTPIFLGLTSNLDRKSQRQVAVKSVMYAFIIVTVFIILGKFIFKLFGITLPAFQITGGILLFWVGYNMLQGKNAEAHNPPKEESDEIQAEASDPDSTLNIALTPLAIPILAGPGTIATAMNFAGLNSVLPWLIHIISVIAAFALMCFITFILFISGNRIVSFLGKHLISVISKIMGLILAVIATQMVLSGIKNAIDLLYK; encoded by the coding sequence ATGCATAAGGAAATATTACTGATGACAACTATGATCATGGGCTTTTTTGCTATCATGAATCCTATTGCCAATACACCCATTTTTCTTGGCCTTACCTCGAACCTTGATAGAAAATCACAAAGACAGGTGGCCGTGAAATCTGTTATGTATGCATTCATAATAGTCACAGTGTTTATCATCCTGGGAAAATTTATTTTTAAACTTTTTGGAATAACCCTACCGGCTTTTCAAATCACCGGTGGCATTTTATTGTTCTGGGTAGGTTATAATATGTTGCAGGGTAAGAATGCAGAAGCCCACAACCCGCCAAAAGAAGAGAGTGATGAGATCCAGGCCGAGGCCTCTGATCCCGATTCTACCCTGAACATAGCTTTAACGCCTTTGGCAATACCTATCCTTGCAGGTCCCGGCACTATTGCAACTGCAATGAACTTCGCAGGATTAAATTCGGTACTTCCCTGGTTGATCCATATTATTTCCGTTATTGCCGCTTTTGCTTTGATGTGTTTTATTACCTTTATCCTGTTTATATCCGGAAACAGGATCGTTTCATTTCTTGGTAAGCATCTGATTAGTGTAATATCGAAGATCATGGGGCTTATTCTCGCAGTTATTGCCACGCAGATGGTCCTGTCAGGAATAAAAAATGCAATAGACCTGTTATATAAATAA
- a CDS encoding RnfABCDGE type electron transport complex subunit D codes for MNMLTVSGSPHVHGDDSVKKIMYGVVYAMIPAILVSVYFFGLDALKILVISSVACIFFEWIVQKYILKGPNTINDGSALVAGILLAFNVPANLPVWMIIVGAFVTIVVAKMSFGGLGKNPFNPALVGRIFLLISFPVQMTSWPLPKPVFGGTALMDAVTGPTPLGLMKEQLKMGQSIPDIMQMPEMPGYINELMGNQGGSLGEISAIALILGALYMLIRKIITWHTPVAYLLTFFAFTGIMHLIDPMQYASPFFHLVTGGLMLGVFFMATDMVTTPIAFRGMLIFGIGAGLLTAIIRLWGAYPEGVAFAILIMNGFTPLINRAFKPRRFGEKVAQA; via the coding sequence ATGAACATGTTGACAGTTTCGGGTTCCCCGCACGTCCATGGGGATGATTCCGTTAAAAAGATCATGTACGGCGTGGTATATGCCATGATACCGGCCATCCTGGTATCGGTGTATTTTTTCGGGCTCGATGCCCTTAAAATACTGGTCATTTCATCCGTTGCCTGTATCTTTTTCGAATGGATAGTACAAAAGTATATCCTGAAAGGACCAAACACCATTAATGACGGATCCGCTCTGGTAGCCGGAATACTCCTGGCATTCAATGTACCGGCCAACCTGCCGGTATGGATGATCATCGTCGGAGCATTTGTTACCATTGTTGTGGCAAAAATGTCTTTCGGCGGACTGGGAAAAAATCCCTTTAATCCCGCCCTGGTTGGTAGGATTTTCCTGCTGATCTCCTTTCCTGTGCAAATGACGTCCTGGCCCCTGCCAAAACCCGTTTTCGGTGGCACCGCCCTTATGGATGCAGTAACAGGACCGACACCACTCGGATTGATGAAAGAACAACTCAAGATGGGGCAGAGTATACCCGATATTATGCAAATGCCCGAAATGCCCGGATATATCAATGAACTTATGGGCAATCAGGGAGGATCTCTTGGTGAAATATCCGCTATTGCATTGATCCTGGGAGCTTTATATATGCTGATCCGTAAGATCATCACCTGGCATACCCCTGTGGCTTATTTGTTGACATTCTTTGCTTTTACCGGTATCATGCACCTCATCGATCCCATGCAGTATGCCAGTCCTTTCTTCCATCTGGTGACCGGCGGACTCATGCTTGGGGTTTTCTTCATGGCCACCGATATGGTCACAACTCCAATTGCCTTTCGGGGGATGCTGATTTTCGGAATCGGTGCAGGTTTGCTCACGGCCATCATCAGGTTGTGGGGGGCATATCCCGAAGGTGTGGCTTTCGCCATCCTGATCATGAATGGCTTTACTCCTTTGATAAACAGGGCCTTCAAGCCCAGGCGCTTCGGTGAAAAAGTGGCTCAGGCTTAA
- a CDS encoding electron transport complex subunit E, giving the protein MNQWVNFTKGFVKENPVFSLLLGLCPTLAVTSSAFNGFGMGIATTFVLLSSNMVVSLIKNLIPNKVRIPSFIVIIASFVTIVELVMQAYAPSLFAALGIFIPLIVVNCLVLGRAEGFASKQGFFSSLIDGLGMGLGFTFALTLLGSVREMLGAGSIFGYKFVPGDAILVFILQPGAFLVLGYLIAMFNRFKKTA; this is encoded by the coding sequence ATGAACCAATGGGTCAATTTTACCAAGGGATTTGTAAAAGAGAATCCGGTATTCAGTTTGTTGCTGGGGCTCTGTCCCACGCTTGCGGTAACATCTTCTGCCTTTAATGGATTTGGAATGGGTATAGCAACCACGTTTGTATTATTGTCTTCCAATATGGTTGTTTCCCTGATCAAAAATCTGATTCCCAATAAGGTAAGAATACCATCTTTTATCGTGATAATTGCTTCTTTTGTAACCATAGTGGAACTGGTGATGCAGGCTTATGCTCCTTCATTGTTTGCAGCCCTGGGAATCTTTATTCCACTCATCGTGGTCAATTGTCTTGTGCTGGGTAGAGCTGAGGGCTTTGCCTCCAAACAGGGATTCTTCTCATCCCTGATCGATGGACTTGGGATGGGTCTCGGATTTACCTTTGCCCTTACTTTACTCGGTTCCGTAAGGGAAATGCTGGGTGCAGGTTCCATCTTCGGTTATAAATTTGTTCCCGGTGATGCCATCCTGGTATTTATCCTTCAACCGGGAGCGTTCCTCGTTCTTGGTTACCTCATTGCCATGTTCAACAGATTCAAAAAAACCGCTTAA
- a CDS encoding T9SS type A sorting domain-containing protein, whose product MKRLLLVFVALSLIAATAISQEKYTKPTLVQKAVYFDKTPPLRDMPVILPGQRDRSWKDGVIQNESFEGEIREMVRNNPFNGPDAAVQSSRSSRSVMGPLVSMDGTGNVNGVYPPDTDGDVGPNHYFQMINLSFAIYDKNGTKLYGPVDNSTLWSGFPGPWSGTNDGDPVVLYDELADRWIATQFAVNTSNGTYWELVAVSQTPDPLGEWYRYAFQFFAFNDYPKLAVWPDAYYMTFNMFGSYTRVGVAALERDEMLAGNPNARMVYYDLSASTFGMLPSDFDGTPPPAGTPAYFAHLRTFDNHNLEIYEFDVDWNNTGNSSFTLVNTLTPATFSSSLNGIPQPGTSQKLDDLAVFLMYRLQYRNFGSHQTLVLNHTVNNSGRAGVRWYELRKTGSNWTIYQQGTYSPDITHRWMGSIAMNGNGDIALGFSASSSTVYPSVRYTGRRAEDPLGQMTVQEVEVITGLSSQTFLNRWGDYACMSVDPVDDSTFWFTQEYMKASNWGTRIVSFNLSPLAPPTVNAGADTAICENMLYPANGIVTSAQSVLWTTAGDGFFQNPNNISTLYLRGPQDIVNGTVMLTLTAQGYEPGFVASDSVLVTVNKLPSAFAGNDTLLCIGEVLWLDQASAISYDSLLWTTSGDGSFDDATLLNAVYTPGSTDIAAGTVDLTLTASGKTPCAESDASTITVTIEECTGIGEVSLTSPEMTIIPNPNTGTFNVIMNGSGNMTLQVYDLSGQNLFTHRLSSLKENHSKRIDMSAFPKGIYFITLSNEDAHQTRKLVIY is encoded by the coding sequence ATGAAGAGATTACTATTAGTTTTTGTTGCGCTTTCACTCATTGCAGCAACTGCCATTTCTCAGGAAAAGTATACTAAGCCTACTCTTGTTCAGAAGGCTGTTTATTTCGATAAAACACCTCCATTGCGCGACATGCCCGTGATCCTTCCCGGTCAACGCGACCGGAGCTGGAAAGATGGCGTCATTCAAAATGAATCTTTTGAAGGCGAGATACGCGAGATGGTCAGAAATAATCCTTTTAACGGCCCCGATGCCGCTGTTCAGTCATCACGCTCCTCCCGTTCGGTAATGGGCCCCCTGGTAAGCATGGATGGTACAGGGAACGTTAATGGTGTATATCCGCCGGATACCGATGGTGATGTCGGCCCTAACCATTATTTTCAGATGATCAATCTTTCGTTTGCCATTTATGATAAAAACGGAACCAAACTTTACGGTCCGGTTGACAACAGCACTCTCTGGAGCGGTTTCCCCGGCCCATGGAGCGGAACCAACGACGGTGACCCTGTTGTGCTCTATGATGAACTCGCCGACCGTTGGATCGCCACACAGTTCGCAGTAAATACCAGCAATGGAACCTACTGGGAACTGGTTGCAGTGTCGCAGACTCCCGACCCGTTGGGTGAATGGTATCGTTACGCTTTTCAGTTCTTTGCCTTTAATGATTATCCCAAGCTTGCTGTGTGGCCGGATGCTTATTACATGACATTCAATATGTTCGGATCATACACCCGTGTGGGGGTCGCCGCTCTTGAACGTGATGAGATGCTTGCAGGAAACCCCAATGCAAGAATGGTTTATTATGACCTTTCAGCCAGTACCTTCGGGATGCTTCCTTCGGATTTTGACGGAACTCCTCCTCCGGCAGGAACACCGGCTTATTTTGCGCACCTCAGGACTTTTGATAACCATAACCTGGAGATATACGAATTTGATGTCGATTGGAACAATACAGGAAACTCTTCCTTCACCCTTGTCAATACATTGACTCCTGCCACTTTCAGTTCCAGTCTGAACGGGATCCCGCAGCCGGGTACTTCCCAGAAACTCGATGACCTGGCTGTTTTCCTGATGTACCGGCTCCAGTACAGGAACTTTGGATCGCATCAGACGCTTGTGCTCAATCATACTGTTAATAACAGCGGCCGTGCAGGTGTGCGCTGGTATGAACTCAGAAAGACCGGTTCCAATTGGACGATCTATCAGCAAGGCACCTATTCTCCGGATATCACCCACCGTTGGATGGGCAGTATTGCTATGAACGGAAACGGTGACATCGCTCTGGGATTCAGCGCATCAAGCTCAACTGTTTATCCTTCTGTCCGTTACACCGGACGCCGGGCTGAAGATCCTCTGGGACAGATGACCGTCCAGGAAGTAGAGGTTATCACAGGATTAAGTTCCCAGACCTTCCTGAACCGCTGGGGTGACTATGCCTGCATGTCGGTGGATCCTGTTGATGATTCCACATTCTGGTTTACTCAGGAATATATGAAAGCATCCAACTGGGGAACAAGAATAGTTTCCTTTAATCTCTCACCTCTCGCACCACCCACCGTAAATGCCGGTGCTGATACCGCTATTTGCGAAAATATGCTATACCCCGCCAACGGAATTGTTACCTCTGCACAAAGTGTTTTATGGACAACCGCCGGCGACGGCTTTTTCCAGAATCCTAATAATATAAGCACTTTGTACCTGAGAGGCCCGCAGGATATTGTGAATGGCACTGTTATGCTTACCCTTACTGCACAAGGATATGAACCGGGTTTCGTTGCCAGCGACAGTGTACTGGTTACTGTTAACAAACTGCCATCGGCTTTTGCAGGAAATGATACTCTACTCTGTATCGGTGAAGTACTCTGGCTGGATCAGGCTTCGGCTATAAGCTATGACTCTTTGCTCTGGACTACCAGCGGGGACGGATCCTTCGATGATGCAACCCTGCTTAATGCTGTCTATACCCCGGGAAGTACTGATATCGCTGCTGGAACTGTTGACCTGACTCTCACCGCAAGCGGCAAAACTCCCTGTGCCGAATCAGATGCCAGCACGATCACCGTCACAATCGAAGAATGTACCGGCATTGGAGAGGTATCGTTGACAAGTCCTGAAATGACTATTATCCCCAATCCAAACACCGGAACTTTCAACGTGATCATGAACGGTAGCGGAAACATGACCTTGCAGGTATACGATTTAAGCGGACAAAACCTGTTTACCCACAGGCTTTCATCCCTGAAGGAAAACCACAGCAAAAGAATTGATATGTCTGCTTTCCCGAAGGGAATATATTTCATCACTCTCAGCAATGAGGATGCTCATCAGACCAGGAAACTCGTAATATATTAG
- the rsxA gene encoding electron transport complex subunit RsxA, protein MEYFIIIVSAIFVSNIVLAQFLGICPFLGVSNKVDTAAGMSGAVLFVMTIATVVTWLIYNYVLAPLNITFLQTISFILVIAALVQMVEIILKKISPPLYQALGIFLPLITTNCAVLGVALLTIAKDFNLLEGVVFAISNALGFGLAMLLFAGLREHLDLMEVPKGMRGVPIALVTAGILALAFMGFAGMV, encoded by the coding sequence ATGGAATATTTTATTATAATCGTCTCCGCCATTTTCGTTTCCAATATCGTATTGGCCCAATTCCTGGGTATTTGCCCCTTCCTGGGTGTATCGAATAAGGTTGACACAGCCGCCGGTATGAGTGGTGCCGTTTTGTTCGTAATGACTATCGCAACTGTCGTTACCTGGCTTATTTATAATTATGTGCTTGCCCCGCTTAATATCACCTTCCTGCAAACCATAAGTTTTATCCTGGTGATAGCAGCTTTGGTCCAGATGGTTGAAATTATTCTGAAAAAAATAAGCCCCCCTCTGTATCAGGCCCTGGGAATTTTTCTGCCTCTTATTACAACGAACTGTGCTGTGCTCGGTGTTGCCCTGCTAACCATCGCCAAAGATTTCAACCTCCTGGAAGGGGTTGTTTTTGCCATTTCTAATGCTTTGGGTTTCGGTCTGGCTATGCTACTTTTCGCCGGACTACGGGAACACCTCGACCTTATGGAAGTCCCTAAAGGAATGAGAGGCGTACCGATCGCACTCGTTACCGCAGGAATTCTTGCCCTTGCTTTTATGGGATTTGCAGGAATGGTCTGA
- a CDS encoding RnfABCDGE type electron transport complex subunit G — MAKIESTFKNMVLTLFIITLIASLSLGGIYNLTKGPIALAEKAAQEAAIRQVIPGFDELKTFRVLPVNGADSLVFNQGIKDGNVVGTAVLSYSTQGYDPTPIKLMVGILPDGTISNTEVIQQKETPGLGTKMSLPEFKDQFMNINPKDFTLKVKKDGGQVDAITAATISSRAFCDAVERAYLTYENIKEESK; from the coding sequence ATGGCAAAAATAGAATCAACTTTTAAGAATATGGTGCTTACCCTGTTCATAATCACCCTGATTGCTTCTTTGTCGCTTGGAGGTATTTATAACCTGACTAAGGGCCCCATTGCCCTGGCTGAAAAAGCAGCACAGGAAGCTGCAATACGACAGGTTATTCCGGGTTTTGATGAGTTGAAAACTTTCAGGGTTCTGCCGGTGAATGGTGCCGACTCGCTGGTTTTTAACCAGGGAATCAAGGATGGAAATGTTGTGGGTACAGCCGTGCTTTCTTATTCCACACAAGGCTATGATCCTACTCCCATTAAGCTCATGGTTGGCATCCTTCCTGATGGAACCATATCTAATACAGAAGTAATTCAGCAAAAAGAAACACCGGGTTTGGGAACTAAAATGTCGCTACCGGAATTCAAGGATCAGTTTATGAATATAAATCCAAAGGATTTTACGTTGAAAGTGAAAAAAGATGGGGGTCAGGTGGATGCAATCACAGCAGCAACCATCAGTTCAAGAGCATTCTGTGATGCTGTGGAAAGAGCATATCTAACTTATGAAAACATTAAGGAGGAAAGCAAATGA
- the rsxC gene encoding electron transport complex subunit RsxC yields the protein MSTLKTFSIGGVHPAENKISAGRAIEVLEPPKQAFIPLNQNLGAPAKPLVNKGDEVKVGQLIANGEAFISSNVHSSVSGKVLKIDTITDTSGYKRPAVFITVEGDEWDPSIDRTETIIKDIKLSQKEIIDRIKEMGIVGLGGATFPSHVKLMVPDGKKAEYLLINGVECEPYLTSDHQLMLSKGEEILIGTKILMKGLGVQKAFIGIENNKPDAIRHLSGLAESFEGITIVPLKVKYPQGGEKQLIKAVINREVPSGKLPIEVGAVVHNVGTAFAVYEAIQKNKPLIERVVTLTGKPVSRPSNFMVRIGTPISQLFEKAGGLPENAGKIISGGPMMGKALISLETPVVKGTSGILVMEEKDSARVEIKPCIRCGRCVSVCPMGLEPLLLSQLSKREMWDKAENERIMDCIECGSCHYICPSGRPLLDYIRLGKNKVGQIIRNRGKK from the coding sequence ATGAGTACTTTAAAAACTTTCAGTATTGGGGGAGTCCATCCGGCTGAGAATAAAATTTCTGCCGGCAGGGCCATTGAAGTGCTTGAACCACCTAAGCAAGCTTTTATACCGCTGAACCAGAACCTGGGAGCCCCGGCTAAACCGCTGGTCAATAAAGGGGATGAAGTAAAGGTGGGTCAACTGATCGCCAATGGTGAAGCATTTATCTCCTCCAACGTACATTCCTCCGTTTCAGGGAAGGTGCTGAAGATTGATACTATTACCGATACCAGCGGTTATAAAAGACCGGCTGTATTCATTACCGTGGAAGGTGATGAATGGGATCCCTCAATCGACAGGACCGAAACAATTATTAAGGATATTAAACTGTCGCAAAAAGAGATCATCGACAGGATCAAGGAGATGGGAATTGTAGGCCTTGGAGGGGCTACCTTTCCTTCCCATGTGAAACTGATGGTCCCTGACGGGAAAAAGGCGGAATACCTCCTGATCAATGGGGTAGAGTGCGAACCTTACCTGACTTCCGACCACCAGCTAATGCTGAGTAAGGGGGAAGAGATTCTTATCGGTACAAAGATCCTGATGAAAGGTCTGGGTGTACAAAAAGCATTCATCGGAATAGAAAACAATAAACCGGATGCTATCCGCCATCTAAGCGGATTAGCAGAATCCTTTGAAGGTATCACCATAGTCCCGCTGAAGGTGAAATATCCTCAGGGGGGTGAAAAACAGCTCATCAAGGCGGTGATCAACCGTGAAGTGCCTTCCGGAAAACTGCCTATTGAGGTTGGCGCTGTAGTTCACAATGTAGGAACTGCTTTTGCCGTTTATGAGGCTATCCAGAAAAATAAACCGCTCATCGAACGGGTGGTTACCCTGACAGGAAAACCGGTCAGCCGGCCTTCCAATTTCATGGTCAGAATTGGAACCCCGATTTCCCAGTTGTTTGAAAAAGCCGGCGGTCTGCCTGAAAATGCAGGAAAAATAATCAGTGGTGGTCCTATGATGGGTAAAGCTTTGATATCCCTGGAAACCCCGGTGGTCAAGGGTACTTCAGGCATCCTGGTTATGGAGGAAAAAGATTCTGCCAGGGTGGAAATTAAACCTTGTATCCGTTGCGGCCGCTGTGTTTCTGTTTGTCCTATGGGACTTGAACCCTTATTACTTTCTCAGCTGTCTAAAAGGGAAATGTGGGATAAGGCAGAAAATGAAAGGATCATGGATTGCATCGAATGTGGATCCTGCCATTATATTTGTCCTTCAGGCAGGCCTCTGCTTGATTATATCAGGCTGGGCAAGAACAAGGTTGGTCAAATCATTAGAAACCGAGGAAAAAAATAG